A stretch of Myxococcus hansupus DNA encodes these proteins:
- a CDS encoding CotH kinase family protein — protein sequence MTPSRLLLCLPLLSLWACDGTQVDRPPSIQDPPGVEEPQVPPGNGQQPPEEPPPVEPPPVDPPPVDPPPEPPPPVPEAERPFQMPAVATSVPQYELLIPEEAMRLFEADVWTPEQDGLFKANGTTYRVQVRLRGASARTFPKKSWNVKFEDGVRFEGRTSLNLVAEYADATLLAEKIAFDLLEAMRVPASKGTLVRLNVNGHYQGVFLEIEQVNKAFLRAHNFPDTDGTIYRCGWKDCEFKMVKVPYQGDWAKKTNESQPDDKLWEMVGAINHTPEPQFVSEMEKRFHLEHYLRAMVMDALMSNNYVEDSESYFIYDRAVAKWSYVPWDLNNVDSRWWYPISVEDMSQSTSNMRHPLFSFTLQDAWVEKMYEQRKLETASYPGYLPVFSNLATRVVMNPVLRERLGARLDKAMEELFVSEVMDAHIDKLHALIDPHMKDDPFMDYGRFTAGRAYLKRYVRERRAFILRELERHAQQRPTLVFEAVHPREGWVEVGNRTAAPVSLAGMVLTTQLRISLAPSPSHPPTEVRSPIGAVLPALTVAPGQRVRIHTAPLGILMPANGEIGLFDGRSVVGVKDLLFYGDLGAGKRYERGAEGWEVR from the coding sequence ATGACTCCTTCCCGACTGCTGCTGTGTCTACCGCTGCTGAGCCTGTGGGCATGTGATGGAACCCAGGTGGATCGGCCTCCTTCAATCCAGGACCCGCCTGGCGTGGAGGAGCCGCAGGTGCCTCCCGGCAACGGGCAGCAGCCTCCCGAGGAGCCTCCTCCCGTCGAGCCGCCACCGGTCGACCCGCCGCCGGTCGACCCGCCTCCCGAGCCTCCACCGCCCGTGCCCGAGGCGGAGCGGCCCTTCCAGATGCCCGCCGTGGCGACCTCGGTGCCGCAGTACGAGCTCCTCATCCCCGAAGAGGCGATGCGCCTGTTCGAGGCGGACGTATGGACGCCCGAGCAGGACGGCCTCTTCAAGGCGAATGGGACGACGTACCGCGTGCAGGTCCGCCTGCGGGGAGCCTCCGCGCGCACCTTCCCGAAGAAGAGCTGGAACGTGAAGTTCGAGGACGGCGTGCGCTTCGAGGGCCGCACCTCCCTCAACCTCGTGGCCGAGTACGCGGACGCGACGCTGCTGGCGGAGAAGATTGCCTTCGACCTGCTGGAGGCGATGCGAGTGCCCGCGTCGAAGGGCACGCTGGTGCGGCTGAACGTCAACGGCCACTACCAGGGCGTGTTCCTGGAAATCGAGCAGGTGAACAAGGCCTTCCTGCGGGCGCACAACTTCCCGGACACCGACGGAACCATCTATCGCTGCGGCTGGAAGGACTGCGAATTCAAGATGGTGAAGGTGCCCTACCAGGGGGACTGGGCCAAGAAGACCAACGAGTCCCAGCCGGACGACAAGCTCTGGGAGATGGTGGGCGCCATCAACCACACGCCCGAGCCCCAGTTCGTCAGTGAGATGGAGAAGCGCTTCCACCTGGAGCACTACCTGCGCGCCATGGTGATGGACGCGCTGATGTCCAACAACTACGTGGAGGATTCAGAGAGCTACTTCATCTACGACCGCGCGGTGGCCAAGTGGTCCTACGTCCCGTGGGACCTCAACAACGTGGACTCGCGCTGGTGGTACCCCATCAGCGTGGAGGACATGAGCCAGAGCACCAGCAACATGCGCCACCCGCTGTTCTCCTTCACCCTCCAGGATGCCTGGGTGGAGAAGATGTACGAGCAGCGCAAGCTGGAGACGGCGTCGTACCCGGGCTACCTGCCGGTGTTCTCCAACCTGGCCACGCGCGTGGTGATGAACCCGGTGCTGCGTGAGCGACTGGGCGCCCGGCTGGACAAGGCGATGGAGGAGCTCTTCGTGAGCGAGGTCATGGACGCGCACATCGACAAGCTGCACGCGCTCATCGACCCGCACATGAAGGACGACCCCTTCATGGACTACGGCCGCTTCACCGCGGGCCGCGCCTACCTGAAGCGGTACGTGCGCGAGCGCCGCGCCTTCATCCTCCGGGAGCTGGAGCGCCACGCGCAGCAGCGGCCCACGCTGGTGTTCGAGGCCGTCCACCCGCGCGAGGGCTGGGTGGAGGTGGGCAACCGCACCGCCGCGCCCGTGTCCCTGGCGGGCATGGTGCTGACCACGCAACTGCGCATCAGCCTGGCGCCGTCGCCCAGCCACCCACCCACGGAGGTCCGCTCGCCCATTGGCGCCGTGCTGCCAGCGCTGACGGTGGCCCCGGGCCAGCGCGTGCGCATCCACACCGCGCCGCTCGGCATCCTGATGCCCGCCAACGGCGAGATTGGCCTGTTCGACGGGCGCTCCGTGGTGGGCGTGAAGGACCTGCTCTTCTACGGCGACCTGGGCGCGGGCAAGCGCTACGAGCGCGGCGCGGAAGGCTGGGAGGTGCGCTGA
- a CDS encoding EAL domain-containing protein, whose translation MSDSPARGCDRCQALPSSLEGAGRLFLWSPVGHSQGRLVSCLREARHEVQVRAEARCVVVWVPEGALSALVSNLVAALSQEEARATRALFMVGEAEPGLADYPRVGALQRFVTRTRAGWLVDLLAEQRLTTHFQPIVHAQDTGRIFAYEALMRGREPDGALVPPGRMMQTARDADLLFQLDLAARTTAIREAVTHGLDTHLFINFTPTAIYDANFCLRSTVEAIQAARIPPERVVFEIIETDQTADAEHLRGIVDFYRRSGFQVALDDLGAGFSSLNLIHRLRPDIIKLDMELVRDVHLDPYKGSIVEKLLEIARTLGIRTVAEGIETHEELRWVRAHGVDFVQGYLISRPQSPPVASTPSFTD comes from the coding sequence ATGAGCGACTCCCCCGCGCGGGGCTGTGACAGGTGTCAGGCGCTTCCGTCCTCCCTGGAGGGGGCCGGGCGCCTGTTCTTGTGGAGCCCGGTGGGGCACAGCCAGGGCCGGTTGGTGTCCTGTCTCCGAGAGGCTCGGCACGAGGTTCAGGTGCGTGCCGAGGCCCGGTGCGTCGTGGTGTGGGTCCCCGAGGGGGCGCTGTCGGCCCTGGTGTCGAACCTGGTGGCCGCGCTGTCTCAGGAAGAGGCGCGGGCCACCCGGGCGCTGTTCATGGTGGGCGAGGCGGAGCCCGGCCTCGCGGACTACCCCCGCGTGGGGGCGCTCCAGCGGTTCGTCACGCGCACGCGCGCCGGGTGGTTGGTGGACCTGCTGGCCGAACAGCGGCTCACCACGCACTTCCAGCCCATTGTCCATGCGCAGGACACCGGCCGCATCTTCGCGTACGAGGCGTTGATGCGGGGCCGGGAGCCGGACGGCGCGCTGGTGCCGCCCGGGCGGATGATGCAGACCGCGCGCGATGCGGACCTGCTCTTCCAGTTGGACCTGGCCGCGCGCACCACGGCCATCCGCGAAGCGGTGACGCACGGGCTGGACACGCACCTCTTCATCAACTTCACGCCCACGGCCATCTACGACGCGAACTTCTGCCTGCGCTCCACGGTGGAGGCCATTCAGGCGGCGCGGATTCCACCCGAGCGGGTGGTGTTCGAAATCATCGAGACGGACCAGACGGCGGACGCCGAGCACCTGCGCGGCATCGTCGACTTCTATCGCCGGTCGGGTTTCCAGGTGGCGTTGGACGATTTGGGCGCGGGCTTCTCGTCGCTGAACCTCATCCACCGGCTGCGTCCGGACATCATCAAGCTGGACATGGAGCTGGTGCGCGACGTCCATCTGGACCCGTACAAGGGGTCCATCGTGGAGAAGCTCCTGGAGATTGCTCGGACGCTGGGGATTCGCACGGTGGCGGAGGGCATCGAGACGCACGAGGAGCTGCGCTGGGTGCGCGCGCACGGGGTGGACTTCGTGCAGGGCTACCTCATCTCCCGCCCGCAGAGTCCCCCCGTGGCGTCGACGCCGTCCTTCACGGATTGA
- a CDS encoding PD40 domain-containing protein, translating into MPSVNPRPLAAALVVLFLPGLALAQFYVVPRRPGKTPVNSYEFEWRHADILVGPGATGLAEPPDRTAHENPPETPGGANPGAPTTSPEEGNPVGLPPGPAPETTQITPRPESRTDLPGSPPVADAQDTDGGVPVVVPLLPAGEDGGTEDAGALVMMVDGGTDGGSVAAAGTDGGTPDAGNYLMASESDDGGTLLGGGQSVFSGADAGFNYTYAKSLGDKTGGVRFYFYERERMVAERAAPLIEEAYRYLVDQFKYVPTKTFPYILYSSYQEFLQTNLFAVSEGTLGLTSTGEDLKLTLPYLGDHRLFEEVSTHELAHQFTIQKVRTVAEQAKMFGDPLQAIPLWFIEGLAEFYAKRGMDPEAEMLVRDLLVNPDLFKGYAFLDFFSPGPYGYLWIYKVGQVRVSFLEEEYGTGFIQRVLEESPRLTGGSRDSPALKFEDLLERLTGDNPKRISARFENWLKRRAFKTYLASEQSSPALDLLDKAPGYTTAMTSSPNGNVLALRTIVPETGESRLYLMDPRMPDKTAKVTGDGVPGVESLHPISNRSFSLTNDKLAFVAEMTGRDVIYVQDYTHKVERRGADVLVRRNPIRTGIDREVGLSVELDVGGRTAYRIDRHGLLAAYSPAFSPDGRWVAFIGINDAGLRDIYAIDTQAGADAKPLQLTDDVFSEREVTWGPSGIIFTSDATSHRQFNLFRVRPDAPRQVERLTSEERDHTAPLALADGRIFFTAFHNSSSDLHELTKDGRIVRRTDLTTGLFEPGPGPDGSLWVLFHVSGERRPAVIRPPKMLALDVPVEPPPEPPSPLAVRPLTDATAYEPFTRQNLEFGPFFGFAGAGGGGFVGQLFAAASDRMKDHQFLLTLAVYGSFDLTDGFLLYINDKGRSTWGGGLFQSLRFRVDRTFENEGQASQAFFTSGERFFGVLGSLRYPLSTFFFVQGDLSVGGTKYFLDDFTEFELFFPERNAANMELLTPWNARNRAIRFQTEVSGTIGYDTLKYHYATGPLSGSAAMLETTVGVQPFNNEAYGNVRVDAERYFPIYGRANVFIRGGLGTTLGGRYARSYFLSSFDTLRGVNFGDINWLLGRHYVYSTLEVQLPLNDIIRVAFLSDMEAIAGIDAGGVGEGRDDLWNHRVVNAVAGVNLALGPLLLRLHFARPLDVGAAAGRPDPGWVTNFSLGIAGLNGFFDQANTGKSNGVAPTPMSPALMPAVGGGYTAPRH; encoded by the coding sequence GTGCCTTCAGTGAACCCCCGTCCCCTCGCCGCAGCCCTGGTCGTCCTGTTTCTCCCGGGGCTCGCGCTTGCCCAGTTCTACGTCGTGCCCCGGAGGCCCGGGAAAACGCCGGTGAACAGCTACGAGTTCGAGTGGCGACACGCGGACATCCTCGTCGGTCCCGGCGCCACGGGTCTGGCCGAGCCCCCGGACCGGACGGCCCATGAGAATCCGCCGGAGACGCCCGGGGGCGCCAACCCTGGGGCGCCCACGACCTCACCGGAGGAGGGCAACCCGGTGGGACTGCCGCCCGGCCCTGCGCCGGAGACGACGCAGATCACCCCCCGGCCCGAGTCACGAACGGACCTGCCCGGCAGCCCGCCGGTGGCGGACGCCCAGGACACCGACGGCGGCGTCCCCGTGGTGGTGCCGCTCCTGCCGGCCGGTGAAGACGGCGGCACGGAGGATGCGGGCGCCCTGGTGATGATGGTGGACGGGGGCACGGACGGCGGCTCGGTCGCGGCGGCGGGCACGGACGGCGGGACGCCGGATGCCGGCAACTACCTGATGGCCAGCGAGTCCGATGACGGCGGCACGCTCCTGGGCGGCGGCCAGTCGGTGTTCTCCGGCGCCGACGCCGGGTTCAACTACACGTACGCGAAGTCCCTGGGGGACAAGACGGGCGGCGTGCGCTTCTACTTCTATGAGCGGGAGCGCATGGTCGCCGAGCGCGCCGCGCCGCTCATCGAGGAGGCCTACCGCTACCTGGTGGACCAGTTCAAATACGTCCCCACCAAGACGTTCCCGTACATCCTCTACAGCAGCTACCAGGAGTTCCTGCAGACCAACCTCTTCGCCGTGTCCGAGGGCACGCTCGGTCTCACCAGCACCGGCGAGGACTTGAAGCTGACGCTGCCGTACCTGGGTGACCACCGCCTCTTCGAGGAGGTCAGCACCCACGAGCTCGCGCACCAGTTCACCATCCAGAAGGTCCGCACCGTCGCCGAGCAGGCGAAGATGTTCGGCGACCCGCTCCAGGCGATTCCCCTGTGGTTCATCGAAGGTCTCGCTGAGTTCTACGCCAAGCGGGGCATGGACCCGGAAGCGGAGATGCTGGTGCGGGACCTCTTGGTGAACCCGGACCTCTTCAAGGGCTACGCGTTCCTCGACTTCTTCTCCCCCGGGCCCTACGGCTACCTGTGGATCTACAAGGTGGGCCAGGTCCGCGTGTCCTTCCTGGAGGAGGAGTACGGCACCGGCTTCATCCAGCGCGTGTTGGAGGAGTCGCCCCGGCTGACGGGCGGCTCGCGCGACTCACCGGCGCTGAAGTTCGAGGACCTGCTGGAGCGACTCACCGGTGACAACCCGAAGCGCATCTCCGCGCGGTTCGAGAACTGGCTGAAGCGCCGGGCCTTCAAGACGTACCTCGCCTCGGAGCAGTCCTCGCCGGCGTTGGACCTGCTCGACAAGGCGCCGGGCTACACCACCGCCATGACCTCGTCGCCGAACGGCAACGTGCTGGCGCTGCGCACCATCGTCCCGGAGACGGGCGAAAGCCGGCTGTACCTCATGGACCCGCGCATGCCGGACAAGACGGCGAAGGTGACGGGTGACGGCGTGCCGGGCGTGGAGTCGCTGCACCCCATCTCCAACCGCAGCTTCTCGCTGACGAACGACAAGCTGGCCTTCGTCGCCGAAATGACCGGGCGCGACGTCATCTACGTGCAGGACTACACGCACAAGGTGGAGCGGCGTGGCGCGGACGTGCTGGTGCGCCGCAACCCCATTCGCACCGGCATCGACCGGGAAGTGGGGCTGTCGGTGGAGCTGGACGTGGGCGGCCGCACCGCGTACCGCATCGACCGGCACGGCCTCTTGGCGGCGTACTCGCCGGCCTTCTCGCCGGACGGCCGCTGGGTGGCCTTCATCGGCATCAACGACGCGGGTCTTCGGGACATCTACGCCATCGACACGCAGGCGGGCGCGGACGCCAAGCCCCTGCAGCTCACCGACGACGTGTTCTCCGAGCGCGAGGTGACGTGGGGTCCCTCCGGCATCATCTTCACGTCGGACGCGACGTCCCACCGGCAGTTCAACCTCTTCCGCGTGCGCCCGGACGCGCCCCGGCAGGTGGAGCGCCTCACCAGCGAGGAGCGGGACCACACGGCCCCGCTGGCCCTGGCGGACGGGCGCATCTTCTTCACCGCGTTCCACAACAGCAGCTCCGACCTGCACGAGCTGACGAAGGACGGCCGCATCGTGCGGCGCACGGACCTGACGACGGGCCTGTTCGAGCCCGGCCCCGGTCCGGACGGGAGCCTGTGGGTGCTGTTCCACGTCTCCGGTGAGCGGCGCCCCGCGGTGATTCGGCCGCCGAAGATGCTGGCGCTGGACGTGCCCGTGGAGCCGCCGCCGGAGCCGCCCAGTCCCCTGGCGGTGCGCCCGCTCACGGACGCCACGGCCTACGAGCCCTTCACGCGGCAGAACCTGGAGTTCGGTCCCTTCTTCGGCTTCGCGGGCGCGGGCGGCGGCGGCTTCGTGGGCCAGCTCTTCGCGGCGGCCAGTGACCGCATGAAGGACCACCAGTTCCTGCTCACCCTGGCGGTGTACGGCAGCTTCGATTTGACGGACGGCTTCCTGCTCTACATCAACGACAAGGGCCGGTCGACGTGGGGCGGCGGCCTCTTCCAGTCGCTGCGCTTCCGCGTGGACCGCACTTTCGAGAACGAGGGGCAAGCCAGCCAGGCCTTCTTCACGTCCGGCGAGCGGTTCTTCGGCGTGCTCGGCAGCCTGCGCTACCCGCTGAGCACCTTCTTCTTCGTGCAGGGCGACTTGTCCGTGGGTGGCACCAAGTACTTCCTGGATGACTTCACTGAGTTCGAGCTCTTCTTCCCGGAGCGCAACGCCGCCAACATGGAGCTGCTGACCCCGTGGAACGCGCGCAACCGCGCCATCCGCTTCCAGACGGAGGTGAGCGGGACGATTGGCTACGACACCCTGAAGTACCACTACGCCACCGGCCCGCTGTCGGGCAGCGCGGCCATGCTGGAGACCACGGTGGGCGTGCAGCCCTTCAACAACGAGGCCTACGGCAACGTCCGCGTCGACGCGGAGCGCTACTTCCCCATCTACGGCCGCGCCAACGTCTTCATCCGTGGCGGTCTGGGCACCACGCTGGGCGGCCGGTATGCGCGGTCCTACTTCCTGTCCTCGTTCGACACGCTGCGCGGCGTGAACTTCGGTGACATCAACTGGCTGCTCGGCCGGCACTACGTCTACTCCACGCTGGAGGTGCAGTTGCCGCTCAACGACATCATCCGGGTGGCCTTCCTCAGCGACATGGAGGCGATTGCCGGCATCGACGCGGGCGGCGTGGGCGAGGGCCGCGATGACCTGTGGAACCACCGCGTGGTCAACGCCGTGGCGGGCGTCAACCTGGCGCTGGGGCCCCTGCTGTTGCGGCTGCACTTCGCGCGGCCGCTCGACGTCGGCGCCGCGGCCGGGAGGCCGGACCCGGGCTGGGTGACGAACTTCTCGCTGGGCATCGCGGGCCTCAACGGCTTCTTCGACCAGGCGAACACCGGCAAGAGCAATGGCGTGGCGCCCACGCCCATGTCCCCCGCCCTGATGCCGGCGGTGGGCGGCGGCTACACGGCGCCCCGCCACTGA
- a CDS encoding LVIVD repeat-containing protein codes for MKRLLAVTSTLALATACGNGNSSEPKAECQLEAIDLSACQLSSLAGVQPEGIWNLNINLNDGGGAAAAMRLSGGGSTTPMLMGFNATERQSTPESFFMASEFQNTSGITVRFAVAGCGSTGPGQMTGIFRRCANGNLDMRGTFEAVRTVRRAGEADATGVELISEVAMPGVMATNVSVSNGLAIVTLGAKGFEIYDVSDPSQPRKVAQHQPSSDYYSTSLLNGQTLYVGSRRNGTVVFDLSNPTKPMQLRSVPESVVEVTSLSMDGNVLYAASPAPNSEVYVYDIATPADPKQLTRYFVEGTEPLAGEVPLSVTAQGGRLYVSNWSFGMSVSDVTTPARPKLLGRFASSASRATAVGQVAGRTLAFDVGEDWGAHLSLLDVGAPATVSRVGEFRMRPDVSVRDVALSGNRVYLAYGQDGLRVVDVSVPGEPRQVGYYNTWRETDAGHGVVFLEGLNKVSVPGDGYIYATDSSRGLLIFRDTVE; via the coding sequence ATGAAACGCCTCCTCGCAGTCACCAGCACCCTGGCGCTCGCCACCGCTTGCGGCAACGGCAATTCGTCCGAACCCAAAGCGGAATGTCAGCTCGAGGCCATCGATTTGTCGGCCTGCCAGCTTTCAAGCCTCGCGGGCGTACAACCCGAGGGCATCTGGAATCTCAACATCAACCTGAACGACGGCGGCGGTGCCGCGGCTGCCATGAGGTTGTCGGGAGGCGGCAGCACCACCCCGATGCTGATGGGCTTCAACGCCACGGAGCGCCAGAGCACGCCCGAGTCGTTCTTCATGGCCAGCGAGTTCCAGAACACCAGCGGCATCACGGTTCGCTTCGCCGTCGCCGGGTGTGGTTCGACCGGGCCCGGGCAGATGACGGGCATCTTCCGTCGCTGCGCCAACGGGAACCTGGACATGCGAGGCACCTTCGAGGCCGTCCGGACGGTGCGCCGGGCGGGGGAGGCCGATGCCACGGGCGTGGAGCTCATCAGCGAGGTGGCCATGCCCGGCGTCATGGCCACGAACGTCTCGGTGTCCAATGGACTGGCCATCGTGACGCTGGGCGCCAAGGGCTTCGAAATCTACGACGTGAGCGACCCCTCGCAGCCGCGCAAGGTGGCGCAGCATCAGCCCTCCTCGGACTACTACTCGACCTCGCTCCTGAACGGGCAGACGCTCTACGTGGGCAGCCGGCGCAACGGCACGGTCGTGTTCGACCTCTCCAACCCCACCAAGCCGATGCAACTGCGTTCGGTGCCCGAGTCCGTGGTGGAGGTGACCTCCCTCTCGATGGACGGCAACGTCCTGTACGCGGCGTCTCCGGCGCCCAACTCGGAGGTGTACGTCTACGACATCGCCACGCCCGCGGATCCGAAGCAGCTCACGCGGTACTTCGTGGAAGGCACCGAACCGCTGGCCGGTGAAGTCCCGCTGAGCGTGACGGCGCAAGGTGGCCGGCTCTACGTGAGCAACTGGTCCTTCGGCATGTCGGTGTCGGACGTCACCACGCCGGCGCGCCCGAAGCTGCTGGGCCGCTTCGCCAGCTCCGCCTCGCGCGCCACGGCGGTGGGGCAGGTGGCGGGCCGGACGCTGGCGTTCGACGTGGGCGAGGACTGGGGCGCGCACCTGAGCCTGCTCGACGTGGGCGCGCCGGCGACGGTGTCCCGGGTGGGCGAGTTCCGGATGCGGCCGGATGTCTCCGTCCGCGACGTGGCGCTCTCCGGCAACAGGGTCTATCTGGCCTACGGCCAGGACGGCCTGCGGGTCGTCGATGTGAGCGTGCCGGGCGAGCCGCGGCAGGTGGGCTACTACAACACCTGGCGCGAAACGGACGCTGGCCACGGCGTCGTGTTCCTCGAGGGCCTGAACAAGGTCTCCGTGCCGGGTGATGGCTACATCTATGCGACGGACTCCTCACGGGGGCTGCTCATCTTCCGCGACACGGTAGAGTAG